Sequence from the Candidatus Methanoperedens sp. genome:
CCTTGAATTTGAGTTATTTACAGAGATCAACTATTTTATTGCCGGAAAGTCCAGGGAATTGCAGATCACAGCCAATGCACTCGGAGAAATCGATGTCATTTCAAACCTTGCAGAAATGGCTGTGAATAACAAATATGTACGGCCCGAAGTAAATGATAACTGCAATATTTTGATAAGGGACGGAAGGCATCCTGTAATAGAATATGCTATTCCGGGCGGGTTTGTCCCGAATGATACTCATATGGATTGCCAGGATAACCAGTTCCTGCTCCTGACCGGGCCGAACATGGCCGGGAAATCCACATTCATGAGACAGACGGCACTGATAGTTATAATGGCGCAAATCGGCAGTTTTGTTCCTGCATCTTTTGCTTCCATCGGCCTTGTTGACAGGATTTTTACACGTGTAGGGGCTTTTGACGATCTTGCAAGCGGACAGAGCACTTTTATGATAGAAATGGTGGAGCTTGCAAATATCCTCAACAATGCGACGCCCAGGAGCCTGATACTCCTTGATGAGATCGGAAGGGGCACAAGCACTTACGATGGTTACAGCATAGCAAAAGCAGTGGTTGAATTTATTCATAATAAGGATCGTGTTGGTGTGAGGTCGCTTTTTGCCACGCATTATCACCAGCTTACAGCATTGAGCGGGGTTTTAAAGCGGGTGAAGAATTACCATGTCGCAGTGAAAGAAGAAGGCAATGACCTTGTGTTCCTCCGTAAGATAATTCCGGGCGCAACCGATAAAAGTTATGGCATCCACGTTGCAAGGCTTGCAGGAGTGCCTCTTAAGGTGACACAGAGGGCAAAAGAGATTTTAAAAGAAGTGGAGAATGGGAGCAGCATAGGCAGCAGGGGGAAAGACAGCGCGAAATATACACAGATGATGCTTTTTGATTCGGATAGTACTGGTTCTGTAAAAGAATCACCAGTGGTTGAGGAACTCAGGAAACTCAATGTTGATGCGATGACGCCCCTTGAGGCGCTTAATGCGCTTGCTGATTTGAAAAAGAAGGTGGGCGGATGATAGTACAACTAAGGGCTTACTAAAAGCCGCAAGCATACTTGGATTCTTCTCAAGAAGAGTAATCTGGACGCAGATAAATGCAGATACGAATCATAATTTTTGGGCGCGCAGGTTTTTGACTTTTTTGCTGCATCCGGCATATTAACCGCAGATGAACACAGATAAACACAGATATACATCATGATTTTGGGCGCGCGGGAATTTATATATTATATGATAATTTAGATTGTAACCGTAATATCAATGTGATTTTCAGAGAGCGCAGTAATAAATCTGCGTTCATCTGCGATTAGATAAGTTATTTTTGCACAAGCTCTAAGGATGGACAGGATTTTCTGTTCGAGTCAGGCACTATATACATATATCAATGTGTCAATTTAAACCTCCATGCGAATAGCCATGAAAGTTGGATACATCGGCACAGATTATCATGGATTCCAGATACAGCCTGGTGTGAAAACTATTGAGGGTGAGCTTTTTGCATCCCTTGTGAAACCGGGTCTCATCAAAAGCCCCCATGAGGCAAATTATATCGCATCAGGAAGAACCGACAAAGGAGTTCATGCACTCGGTCAGGTGATAGCGTTTGATACGCCTGAATCAGGTTTAGCGATCCCCGCGGCTATCAACAGCAATCTTCCCGGAACAATATGGACATGGGCAAGAGCGCAGGTGCCTGATAATTTTGATCCTCGCCGCCATGCAAAATCCAGGGAATACATGTATATCATGCCAGGGAAATTGGATATCTCTCTTATGAAAAGTGCATCAGGATTAATAGAAGGCAAACATGATTTTTCAAATTTTATCACTCCTGAGAAAGGACGAAACAGTTCAACCGTAGTTTATAGTTTAAATATCCGCACAGTAGGTGAGTTCACGATCATGGATATAAGCGCAGACCATTTTCTATGGCACATGGTCAGGAAAATTGCAACAGCATTGAAAATGATAGGAAGTGGGAAAAGGGATATTCCGTGGCTTGAAAAGATGCTTCAGCCTTCGCAATTCCATGAAGCGCTGGAGCCGGCCCCTGCTCACGGGCTGATCCTGAAGAATGTGGAATACAGGGATATTGACTGGAAAGATGATGCATATGCAAAAAAGAAGACATCGGATAACCTGGAAGATGAGTTCTTATGGCATAGAGTAATGGCGCAAATGCTAAATGAACTTAAAAAAGACATGACATTAAAAACGGAATAATTGATATGTTGATAGCATTTGAACTTTCAGGGGAACACAATACCATTCCCGGATCAGAAGTACTTTCATGCCTCAGGTCGCTAAATGCCGATTTCCAGGTTT
This genomic interval carries:
- the truA gene encoding tRNA pseudouridine(38-40) synthase TruA, which produces MRIAMKVGYIGTDYHGFQIQPGVKTIEGELFASLVKPGLIKSPHEANYIASGRTDKGVHALGQVIAFDTPESGLAIPAAINSNLPGTIWTWARAQVPDNFDPRRHAKSREYMYIMPGKLDISLMKSASGLIEGKHDFSNFITPEKGRNSSTVVYSLNIRTVGEFTIMDISADHFLWHMVRKIATALKMIGSGKRDIPWLEKMLQPSQFHEALEPAPAHGLILKNVEYRDIDWKDDAYAKKKTSDNLEDEFLWHRVMAQMLNELKKDMTLKTE